In a genomic window of Periophthalmus magnuspinnatus isolate fPerMag1 chromosome 3, fPerMag1.2.pri, whole genome shotgun sequence:
- the chs1 gene encoding chitin synthase 1 isoform X1, which translates to MDDLKTRATNREDRHKGTWDPFLLNPAGAEKEQKRTCFRIAQYLVTIFVGMAVLTSAVVAKGSLLVLSTLASPNSMRTSKEQQFYMLMLVFCLVFPNFLAFLKSLWRCAFKSFVTPNFKTMCFICAIECLVSLGTSVLVLVVMPQFDVLTNLFISGGVCLVPAILQIVFRLQAESWKIVFPLCSLVFTIAGYFLLGLDYYARVTSFVDRQDETNYMYIGVGVFSSLLISLCWWENPVQASNRMEETLRELEGFRDFVSCVSSLLRIIIIGGVYLLYYKVIAKTILWEDFIIGNEEYNLLQVGLGLLFLQAFCAAACHWFGVVACKIHAVRLSFALPVCCAGPSVVLLGMILFITESKTLAGVEEGSITEFCGSLVNLHDKNTTSMILLEITRSICRTSLNSHYEQWPFAMLALEGLCMWCGFLTCTHYVWKTKVQRIERTSQLFVRRLYESCFIDLSLLLNTKMKVARAKNQDNQDQIQNCVIYLCATMWHETYDEMLKIVTSMFRLDRYRGNPVKQHADCFNFECHIYMDDAFMDDKETGKRLVNSYVSDLINVVIEVYRVFTHKEPDEVSIIETPYGGRLVVVLPQGNMLFAHLKDKKLIRNKKRWSQIMYLYYLLGWKGYLSKNPHKLRYKKESMRSLDRYSDLSNHFIKAWDDIEIHNRKDISDDNTYILALDGDTDFQPKAVILLVDRLRMYDSVGAACGRIHPTGMGPMVWYQKFEYAVGHWLQKTAEHVFGSVLCSPGCFSLFRGSALMDDNVLKRYTTKATRASEYVQYDQGEDRWLCTLLLQQGWRVEYNAASDAYTNSPQEFKEFYNQRRRWGPSTLANTLDLLHSGSETVKRNTSISRLYIFYQMFTVGSSILGPASVTLMIAGAFQFVFQIAGTLSIIVASIPPVFYIIICFITKANTQITIAGIMSVLYAFLMTASFFSIIGDMVMQGTFLTPTGVFLVSMTIMYMVTAILHPEEFGLIIYGLMYFICIPSGYLLLTIYSLVNMNNVSWGTRETSKGEAEAKTLQNTLCDKNCQLCCWDMKIQVTQEVDNVMFQKMVGHPALLAPPLLINPQSTTQETALLQQKDDSPEETIEKEENKPDQDIQPKYNRGASISSSDYSSDKKSLLSSDFDDDDDDENYSSLAEKKKFPIKDWVNPVKKEFLTKLTTSNMAKNLKEQIRYVLLPNEDELYEQLEPTLNDILNSQLSRVGPEDIPSNSQLDELRDALTRHARQILKSHHKKRLEKKVKSAIEKTLKAPQVEQLNEDEKDFWDKLLERYLTPINDSKEHQDEVSKELKSLRNKAVFLYFIINILWVVATFFLQAIGNDVISIKIPKYFPNGTLSDEYLKVEPLSLMFLLSFAVLLLVQFLAMLYHRVYTLIHIVSYRSKEKDYIEKATSYDPDRDDYIEENIGAIELTVTSDDLQS; encoded by the exons atggatgaCTTGAAAACAAGAGCAACTAACCGAGAAGATCGGCACAA AGGAACATGGGATCCGTTCCTGTTGAACCCGGCCGGAGCAGAGAAGGAGCAGAAAAGAACATGTTTCCGTATTGCCCAATATCTAGTTACAATATTTGTGGGCATGGCTGTTTTGACCAGTGCTGTTGTAGCAAAG GGCTCGTTGCTGGTGCTGTCCACTCTGGCCAGTCCCAACTCAATGCGCACCTCAAAGGAGCAGCAGTTCTATATGCTCATGTTAGTCTTCTGCCTCGTCTTTCCCAACTTTCTGGCCTTCCTCaagtctctgtggagatgtgccTTCAAGAGCTTTGTCACACCAAACTTCAAAACCATGTGCTTC ATTTGTGCCATCGAGTGCCTGGTGTCTCTGGGAACCTCCGTCTTGGTGCTGGTTGTCATGCCTCAGTTTGATGTTCTGACTAATCTTTTCATCAGTGGGGGAGTGTGCCTTGTGCCCGCAATCCTACAGATCGTATTCAGACTTCAGGCCGAATCTTGGAAAATTGTCTTCCCGCTCTGCTCCCTGGTTTTCACGATAGCAG GCTACTTCCTCTTGGGCCTTGACTACTATGCCCGAGTAACATCCTTCGTGGACAGACAGGATGAAACAAACTACATGTACATAGGCGTAGGCGTTTTCTCGTCGCTGCTCatctccctctgctggtgggAAAATCCAGTGCAAGCGTCTAACCGCATGGAG GAGACACTGCGGGAGCTGGAAGGATTTCGGGACTTTGTGTCTTGTGTCAGCAGTCTTCTAAGGATAATCATTATTG gaggtGTATATCTATTATACTATAAAGTCATTGCCAAGACAATTCTTTGGGAAGATTTTATAATAGGGAATGAGGAGTACAACCTGCTGCAAGTTGGACTAGGACTGTTATTCTTACAG GCCTTTTGTGCAGCTGCTTGCCACTGGTTTGGTGTAGTGGCCTGCAAAATCCATGCTGTTAGGTTGAGTTTTGCCCTGCCAGTGTGCTGTGCAGGTCCCTCTGTGGTTCTATTGGGAATGATATTGTTCATTACTGAGTCCAAGACACTGGCTGGAGTAGAAGAAGGGAGCATCACAG AGTTTTGTGGAAGTCTTGTGAATCTCCacgacaaaaacacaacttcaatgATACTGTTAGAGATCACCAGGAGCATTTGCCGCACATCACtgaacag TCATTATGAGCAGTGGCCATTTGCTATGCTGGCTCTGGAGGGGTTGTGTATGTGGTGTGGATTCCTCACCTGCACTCACTATGTGTGGAAAACAAAG GTCCAGCGCATTGAAAGAACATCACAGCTCTTTGTGCGAAGACTCTACGAATCCTGTTTCATTGACCTGTCTCTGTTACTCAACACTAAGATGAAGGTGGCAAGAGCCAAAAATCAAGACAA CCAAGACCAAATACAGAACTGTGTCATCTACCTCTGTGCAACTATGTGGCATGAAACCTACGATGAGATGCTAAAGATCGTAACATCAATGTTTAG GTTGGATCGATACCGAGGCAATCCAGTGAAGCAACACGCTGACTGCTTTAACTTTGAGTGTCACATATATATGGATGATGCTTTTATGGATGATAAGGAAACGGGAAAAAGACTGGTTAATTCTTACGTCAGTGACCTCATTAATGTTGTCATAGAGGTTTACAG AGTGTTCACACACAAAGAGCCAGATGAAGTGTCCATCATTGAGACTCCGTATGGAGGCAGGCTTGTGGTTGTGCTGCCACAGGGAAACATGCTCTTCGCTCACCTCAAAGACAAGAAACTCATCCGGAATAAGAAGAGGTGGTCACAG attatgtatttatattaccTGCTGGGATGGAAGGGCTATCTCTCCAAGAATCCTCATAAATTAAGA TACAAGAAAGAAAGCATGCGATCATTGGATCGGTACTCTGACCTGTCAAACCATTTTATCAAGGCTTGGGATGACATTGAGATCCACAACAGGAAGGACATTTCAGATGACAACACTTACATCTTGGCTTTGGACGGAGACACAGACTTCCAACCAAAAGCTGTGATTCTCCTTGTAGACAG GTTACGTATGTATGACAGTGTGGGTGCAGCTTGTGGTAGGATTCATCCAACTGGAATGG GTCCAATGGTATGGTACCAGAAGTTTGAGTATGCTGTGGGCCATTGGTTACAGAAAACAGCAGAGCATGTGTTTGGTTCCGTGCTTTGCAGCCCAGGTTGCTTCAGTCTGTTTCGAGGCTCAGCTCTAATGGATGACAACGTTCTGAAGAGGTACACCACCAAAGCCACACGAGCGTCAGAGTACGTGCAGTATGACCAAG GGGAGGATCGTTGGCTGTGCACGTTATTATTGCAGCAAGGATGGCGCGTGGAATACAACGCTGCGTCAGATGCTTACACAAACTCACCCCAAGAGTTTAAAGAGTTTTACAACCAGCGGAGAAGATGGGGCCCAtctacattagcaaacacacttGATCTTTTACACAG TGGTTCAGAGACAGTGAAAAGAAACACATCCATCTCAAGACTTTACATCTTCTACCAGATGTTCACTGTTGGCTCTTCTATTCTTGGACCAGCCTCTGTGACACTGATGATAGCAG GTGCTTTCCAGTTTGTCTTCCAAATTGCTGGAACACTCTCCATCATCGTAGCGAGCATTCCCCCTGTGTTCTACATCATCATCTGCTTTATCACTAAGGCCAACACCCAGATCACCATCGCTGGGATAATGAGTGTCCTCTACGCTTTTCTGATGACGGCTTCTTTCTTCTCCATCATTG GTGACATGGTTATGCAGGGCACGTTCCTGACACCCACTGGGGTATTTTTAGTGTCCATGACCATCATGTACATGGTAACAGCTATTCTCCACCCAGAGGAGTTTG GTTTGATCATCTACGGCCTGATGTACTTCATCTGTATTCCCAGTGGATACCTCCTCCTGACCATTTACTCACTGGTCAACATGAACAACGTGTCATGGGGCACAAGGGAAACCAGCAA GGGAGAGGCAGAGGCCAAGACACTCCAGAACACCCTGTGTGACAAGAACTGTCAGCTTTGCTGCTGGGACATGAAAATACAG GTAACCCAGGAAGTAGATAATGTAATGTTTCAGAAGATGGTGGGACATCCTGCACTGCTAGCTCCTCCGCTTCTCATTAACCCTCAATCAACAACACAAGAAACTGCCCTACTGCAGCAGAAAGATGACTCGCCCGAAGAAACAatagaaaaagaagagaataaACCAGATCAAGATATACAGCCAAAATATAATCGAGGAGCTTCCATTTCCAG CAGTGATTACAGCAGCGATAAGAAGAGCCTATTGTCCTCAGACtttgatgacgatgatgatgatgaaaacTACAGTTCactggcagaaaaaaaaaaatttcctaTCAAAG ATTGGGTAAATCCAGTGAAGAAGGAGTTCCTAacaaagctgactacttcaaatatggcaaaaaactTGAAGGAACAGATAAG gtaTGTACTTCTCCCCAATGAGGATGAGCTCTATGAGCAGCTGGAGCCGACGTTAAATGACATACTCAACTCACAGCTCAGCAGAGTCGGGCCTGAAGACATCCCCTCAAACAGCCAACTGGATGAACTGAGGGATGCACTTACCAGACAT GCACGACAAATCCTGAAGAGCCACCATAAGAAAAGACTTGAAAAGAAAGTCAAGAGCGCTATTGAGAAAACCCTCAAAGCCCCACAAGTTGAACAACTGAATGAG GATGAAAAAGACTTCTGGGATAAGTTACTTGAACGATACCTGACACCAATTAATGACAGCAAGGAGCATCAAGACGAAGTCAGCAAAGAGCTCAAATCACTACGAAACAAG GCAGTCTTCCTCTATTTTATCATAAACATTTTGTGGGTGGTTGCAACATTCTTCCTCCAAGCAATAGGAAATGATGTGATCAGCATCAAAATCCCTAAATATTTTCCAAATGGTACTCTGTCAGACGAGTATCTCAAG GTTGAACCTCTGAGCTTGATGTTTCTTCTGTCCTTTGCCGTTCTACTTCTGGTCCAGTTCCTGGCGATGTTATATCATCG GGTGTATACTCTTATCCATATTGTATCTTATCGGAGCAAAGAAAAGGACTACATAGAGAAGGCCACATCATA
- the chs1 gene encoding chitin synthase 1 isoform X2 — protein sequence MDDLKTRATNREDRHKGTWDPFLLNPAGAEKEQKRTCFRIAQYLVTIFVGMAVLTSAVVAKGSLLVLSTLASPNSMRTSKEQQFYMLMLVFCLVFPNFLAFLKSLWRCAFKSFVTPNFKTMCFICAIECLVSLGTSVLVLVVMPQFDVLTNLFISGGVCLVPAILQIVFRLQAESWKIVFPLCSLVFTIAGYFLLGLDYYARVTSFVDRQDETNYMYIGVGVFSSLLISLCWWENPVQASNRMEETLRELEGFRDFVSCVSSLLRIIIIGGVYLLYYKVIAKTILWEDFIIGNEEYNLLQVGLGLLFLQAFCAAACHWFGVVACKIHAVRLSFALPVCCAGPSVVLLGMILFITESKTLAGVEEGSITEFCGSLVNLHDKNTTSMILLEITRSICRTSLNSHYEQWPFAMLALEGLCMWCGFLTCTHYVWKTKVQRIERTSQLFVRRLYESCFIDLSLLLNTKMKVARAKNQDNQDQIQNCVIYLCATMWHETYDEMLKIVTSMFRLDRYRGNPVKQHADCFNFECHIYMDDAFMDDKETGKRLVNSYVSDLINVVIEVYRVFTHKEPDEVSIIETPYGGRLVVVLPQGNMLFAHLKDKKLIRNKKRWSQIMYLYYLLGWKGYLSKNPHKLRYKKESMRSLDRYSDLSNHFIKAWDDIEIHNRKDISDDNTYILALDGDTDFQPKAVILLVDRLRMYDSVGAACGRIHPTGMGPMVWYQKFEYAVGHWLQKTAEHVFGSVLCSPGCFSLFRGSALMDDNVLKRYTTKATRASEYVQYDQGEDRWLCTLLLQQGWRVEYNAASDAYTNSPQEFKEFYNQRRRWGPSTLANTLDLLHSGSETVKRNTSISRLYIFYQMFTVGSSILGPASVTLMIAGAFQFVFQIAGTLSIIVASIPPVFYIIICFITKANTQITIAGIMSVLYAFLMTASFFSIIGDMVMQGTFLTPTGVFLVSMTIMYMVTAILHPEEFGLIIYGLMYFICIPSGYLLLTIYSLVNMNNVSWGTRETSKGEAEAKTLQNTLCDKNCQLCCWDMKIQVTQEVDNVMFQKMVGHPALLAPPLLINPQSTTQETALLQQKDDSPEETIEKEENKPDQDIQPKYNRGASISSDYSSDKKSLLSSDFDDDDDDENYSSLAEKKKFPIKDWVNPVKKEFLTKLTTSNMAKNLKEQIRYVLLPNEDELYEQLEPTLNDILNSQLSRVGPEDIPSNSQLDELRDALTRHARQILKSHHKKRLEKKVKSAIEKTLKAPQVEQLNEDEKDFWDKLLERYLTPINDSKEHQDEVSKELKSLRNKAVFLYFIINILWVVATFFLQAIGNDVISIKIPKYFPNGTLSDEYLKVEPLSLMFLLSFAVLLLVQFLAMLYHRVYTLIHIVSYRSKEKDYIEKATSYDPDRDDYIEENIGAIELTVTSDDLQS from the exons atggatgaCTTGAAAACAAGAGCAACTAACCGAGAAGATCGGCACAA AGGAACATGGGATCCGTTCCTGTTGAACCCGGCCGGAGCAGAGAAGGAGCAGAAAAGAACATGTTTCCGTATTGCCCAATATCTAGTTACAATATTTGTGGGCATGGCTGTTTTGACCAGTGCTGTTGTAGCAAAG GGCTCGTTGCTGGTGCTGTCCACTCTGGCCAGTCCCAACTCAATGCGCACCTCAAAGGAGCAGCAGTTCTATATGCTCATGTTAGTCTTCTGCCTCGTCTTTCCCAACTTTCTGGCCTTCCTCaagtctctgtggagatgtgccTTCAAGAGCTTTGTCACACCAAACTTCAAAACCATGTGCTTC ATTTGTGCCATCGAGTGCCTGGTGTCTCTGGGAACCTCCGTCTTGGTGCTGGTTGTCATGCCTCAGTTTGATGTTCTGACTAATCTTTTCATCAGTGGGGGAGTGTGCCTTGTGCCCGCAATCCTACAGATCGTATTCAGACTTCAGGCCGAATCTTGGAAAATTGTCTTCCCGCTCTGCTCCCTGGTTTTCACGATAGCAG GCTACTTCCTCTTGGGCCTTGACTACTATGCCCGAGTAACATCCTTCGTGGACAGACAGGATGAAACAAACTACATGTACATAGGCGTAGGCGTTTTCTCGTCGCTGCTCatctccctctgctggtgggAAAATCCAGTGCAAGCGTCTAACCGCATGGAG GAGACACTGCGGGAGCTGGAAGGATTTCGGGACTTTGTGTCTTGTGTCAGCAGTCTTCTAAGGATAATCATTATTG gaggtGTATATCTATTATACTATAAAGTCATTGCCAAGACAATTCTTTGGGAAGATTTTATAATAGGGAATGAGGAGTACAACCTGCTGCAAGTTGGACTAGGACTGTTATTCTTACAG GCCTTTTGTGCAGCTGCTTGCCACTGGTTTGGTGTAGTGGCCTGCAAAATCCATGCTGTTAGGTTGAGTTTTGCCCTGCCAGTGTGCTGTGCAGGTCCCTCTGTGGTTCTATTGGGAATGATATTGTTCATTACTGAGTCCAAGACACTGGCTGGAGTAGAAGAAGGGAGCATCACAG AGTTTTGTGGAAGTCTTGTGAATCTCCacgacaaaaacacaacttcaatgATACTGTTAGAGATCACCAGGAGCATTTGCCGCACATCACtgaacag TCATTATGAGCAGTGGCCATTTGCTATGCTGGCTCTGGAGGGGTTGTGTATGTGGTGTGGATTCCTCACCTGCACTCACTATGTGTGGAAAACAAAG GTCCAGCGCATTGAAAGAACATCACAGCTCTTTGTGCGAAGACTCTACGAATCCTGTTTCATTGACCTGTCTCTGTTACTCAACACTAAGATGAAGGTGGCAAGAGCCAAAAATCAAGACAA CCAAGACCAAATACAGAACTGTGTCATCTACCTCTGTGCAACTATGTGGCATGAAACCTACGATGAGATGCTAAAGATCGTAACATCAATGTTTAG GTTGGATCGATACCGAGGCAATCCAGTGAAGCAACACGCTGACTGCTTTAACTTTGAGTGTCACATATATATGGATGATGCTTTTATGGATGATAAGGAAACGGGAAAAAGACTGGTTAATTCTTACGTCAGTGACCTCATTAATGTTGTCATAGAGGTTTACAG AGTGTTCACACACAAAGAGCCAGATGAAGTGTCCATCATTGAGACTCCGTATGGAGGCAGGCTTGTGGTTGTGCTGCCACAGGGAAACATGCTCTTCGCTCACCTCAAAGACAAGAAACTCATCCGGAATAAGAAGAGGTGGTCACAG attatgtatttatattaccTGCTGGGATGGAAGGGCTATCTCTCCAAGAATCCTCATAAATTAAGA TACAAGAAAGAAAGCATGCGATCATTGGATCGGTACTCTGACCTGTCAAACCATTTTATCAAGGCTTGGGATGACATTGAGATCCACAACAGGAAGGACATTTCAGATGACAACACTTACATCTTGGCTTTGGACGGAGACACAGACTTCCAACCAAAAGCTGTGATTCTCCTTGTAGACAG GTTACGTATGTATGACAGTGTGGGTGCAGCTTGTGGTAGGATTCATCCAACTGGAATGG GTCCAATGGTATGGTACCAGAAGTTTGAGTATGCTGTGGGCCATTGGTTACAGAAAACAGCAGAGCATGTGTTTGGTTCCGTGCTTTGCAGCCCAGGTTGCTTCAGTCTGTTTCGAGGCTCAGCTCTAATGGATGACAACGTTCTGAAGAGGTACACCACCAAAGCCACACGAGCGTCAGAGTACGTGCAGTATGACCAAG GGGAGGATCGTTGGCTGTGCACGTTATTATTGCAGCAAGGATGGCGCGTGGAATACAACGCTGCGTCAGATGCTTACACAAACTCACCCCAAGAGTTTAAAGAGTTTTACAACCAGCGGAGAAGATGGGGCCCAtctacattagcaaacacacttGATCTTTTACACAG TGGTTCAGAGACAGTGAAAAGAAACACATCCATCTCAAGACTTTACATCTTCTACCAGATGTTCACTGTTGGCTCTTCTATTCTTGGACCAGCCTCTGTGACACTGATGATAGCAG GTGCTTTCCAGTTTGTCTTCCAAATTGCTGGAACACTCTCCATCATCGTAGCGAGCATTCCCCCTGTGTTCTACATCATCATCTGCTTTATCACTAAGGCCAACACCCAGATCACCATCGCTGGGATAATGAGTGTCCTCTACGCTTTTCTGATGACGGCTTCTTTCTTCTCCATCATTG GTGACATGGTTATGCAGGGCACGTTCCTGACACCCACTGGGGTATTTTTAGTGTCCATGACCATCATGTACATGGTAACAGCTATTCTCCACCCAGAGGAGTTTG GTTTGATCATCTACGGCCTGATGTACTTCATCTGTATTCCCAGTGGATACCTCCTCCTGACCATTTACTCACTGGTCAACATGAACAACGTGTCATGGGGCACAAGGGAAACCAGCAA GGGAGAGGCAGAGGCCAAGACACTCCAGAACACCCTGTGTGACAAGAACTGTCAGCTTTGCTGCTGGGACATGAAAATACAG GTAACCCAGGAAGTAGATAATGTAATGTTTCAGAAGATGGTGGGACATCCTGCACTGCTAGCTCCTCCGCTTCTCATTAACCCTCAATCAACAACACAAGAAACTGCCCTACTGCAGCAGAAAGATGACTCGCCCGAAGAAACAatagaaaaagaagagaataaACCAGATCAAGATATACAGCCAAAATATAATCGAGGAGCTTCCATTTCCAG TGATTACAGCAGCGATAAGAAGAGCCTATTGTCCTCAGACtttgatgacgatgatgatgatgaaaacTACAGTTCactggcagaaaaaaaaaaatttcctaTCAAAG ATTGGGTAAATCCAGTGAAGAAGGAGTTCCTAacaaagctgactacttcaaatatggcaaaaaactTGAAGGAACAGATAAG gtaTGTACTTCTCCCCAATGAGGATGAGCTCTATGAGCAGCTGGAGCCGACGTTAAATGACATACTCAACTCACAGCTCAGCAGAGTCGGGCCTGAAGACATCCCCTCAAACAGCCAACTGGATGAACTGAGGGATGCACTTACCAGACAT GCACGACAAATCCTGAAGAGCCACCATAAGAAAAGACTTGAAAAGAAAGTCAAGAGCGCTATTGAGAAAACCCTCAAAGCCCCACAAGTTGAACAACTGAATGAG GATGAAAAAGACTTCTGGGATAAGTTACTTGAACGATACCTGACACCAATTAATGACAGCAAGGAGCATCAAGACGAAGTCAGCAAAGAGCTCAAATCACTACGAAACAAG GCAGTCTTCCTCTATTTTATCATAAACATTTTGTGGGTGGTTGCAACATTCTTCCTCCAAGCAATAGGAAATGATGTGATCAGCATCAAAATCCCTAAATATTTTCCAAATGGTACTCTGTCAGACGAGTATCTCAAG GTTGAACCTCTGAGCTTGATGTTTCTTCTGTCCTTTGCCGTTCTACTTCTGGTCCAGTTCCTGGCGATGTTATATCATCG GGTGTATACTCTTATCCATATTGTATCTTATCGGAGCAAAGAAAAGGACTACATAGAGAAGGCCACATCATA